From a region of the Mycobacterium intracellulare ATCC 13950 genome:
- a CDS encoding SDR family oxidoreductase translates to MRYVVTGGTGFIGRRVVSRLLESRPDAQVWVLVRRRSLGRFERLAAQWGDRVKPLVAELPELDLSDEVLAELGEIDHVVHCAAIYDITAGEPEQRAANVEGTRAVIGLARRLGATMHHVSSIAVAGDFRGEYTEDDFDVGQQLPTPYHQTKFEAELLVRSTPGLRHRIYRPAVVVGDSRTGEMDKVDGPYYFFGVLAKLAVLPSLTPILLPDTGRTNIVPVDYVVDALVALLHADGRDGQTFHLTAEKTIGLRGIYRGVAKAAGLPPLRGSLPRSVAAPVLNVRGRARVLRNMAATQLGIPAEVFDLVDLPPTFVSEKTRNALRDYEIRVPEFSSYAPKLWRYWAEHLDPDRARRDDPRGPLHGRHVIITGASSGIGRASAIAIAERGATVFALARNGAALDELVAEIRANGGAAHAFTCDVTDSASVEHTVKDILGRFDHVDYLVNNAGRSIRRSVVNSTDRLHDYERVMAVNYFGAVRMVLALLPHWRERRFGHVVNVSSAGVQARNPKYSSYLPTKAALDAFSDVVGSEVLSDHITFTNIHMPLVRTPMIVPSHRLNPVRAISPERAAAMVVRGLVDKPARIDTPLGTLAEAGNYFVPRTSRRILHQLYLGYPDSAAARGLAPAAQAPPPAVRRKPNRPVRAVTGGLRTPRGVKRLVRRVPGVHW, encoded by the coding sequence ATGCGGTATGTCGTTACCGGCGGTACCGGGTTTATTGGTCGCCGCGTCGTGTCTCGTCTTCTGGAATCCCGGCCCGACGCGCAGGTGTGGGTCCTGGTGCGACGGCGGTCGCTGGGCCGCTTCGAACGCCTCGCGGCGCAGTGGGGCGATCGGGTCAAACCGCTGGTCGCCGAGCTGCCGGAGCTGGACCTGAGCGACGAGGTCCTCGCCGAGCTGGGCGAGATCGACCACGTGGTGCACTGCGCGGCGATCTACGACATCACCGCCGGGGAGCCCGAGCAGCGCGCCGCCAACGTCGAGGGCACCCGCGCGGTGATCGGGCTGGCGCGGCGCCTGGGCGCGACGATGCACCACGTCTCGTCGATCGCCGTGGCGGGCGACTTCCGCGGCGAATACACCGAGGACGACTTCGACGTCGGCCAGCAACTGCCGACGCCCTATCACCAGACCAAGTTCGAAGCCGAACTGCTGGTGCGCTCGACGCCCGGCCTGCGCCATCGCATCTACCGCCCGGCGGTGGTCGTGGGCGATTCGCGCACCGGCGAGATGGACAAGGTGGACGGGCCGTACTACTTCTTCGGCGTGCTGGCCAAGTTGGCCGTCCTGCCGTCGCTGACGCCCATCCTGCTGCCCGACACCGGCCGCACCAACATCGTCCCTGTCGACTACGTCGTCGACGCGCTGGTCGCGCTCCTGCACGCCGACGGTCGTGACGGGCAGACGTTCCACCTCACCGCCGAGAAGACGATCGGCCTGCGCGGCATCTACCGCGGCGTGGCCAAGGCGGCCGGGCTGCCGCCGCTGCGCGGGTCGCTGCCCCGCTCGGTGGCCGCCCCCGTCCTCAACGTGCGCGGCCGGGCCAGGGTGCTGCGCAACATGGCGGCCACCCAGCTGGGCATCCCCGCCGAGGTGTTCGACCTCGTCGACCTGCCGCCCACCTTCGTCAGCGAGAAGACCCGAAACGCCTTGCGGGACTACGAGATACGGGTTCCCGAGTTCTCCTCCTACGCACCGAAGCTGTGGCGGTACTGGGCGGAACACCTCGATCCGGACCGCGCGCGCCGCGACGATCCGCGAGGACCGTTGCACGGCCGGCACGTCATCATCACCGGCGCGTCCAGCGGCATCGGCCGGGCGTCGGCGATCGCGATCGCCGAGCGCGGCGCCACGGTGTTCGCGCTGGCCCGCAACGGCGCCGCGCTGGATGAGCTGGTCGCCGAGATCCGCGCCAATGGCGGTGCCGCCCATGCCTTTACCTGTGACGTCACCGATTCCGCGTCGGTGGAGCACACCGTCAAAGACATCCTGGGGCGCTTCGACCACGTCGATTACCTGGTGAACAACGCCGGCCGCTCGATCCGCCGCTCGGTGGTCAACTCCACCGACCGGCTACACGACTACGAACGGGTGATGGCGGTCAACTACTTCGGCGCGGTGCGAATGGTGCTGGCGCTGCTGCCGCATTGGCGCGAGCGGCGATTCGGCCACGTCGTCAACGTGTCGAGCGCCGGCGTGCAGGCACGCAACCCCAAATACAGCTCCTACCTGCCGACCAAGGCCGCGCTGGACGCGTTCTCCGACGTGGTCGGATCCGAGGTGCTGTCCGACCACATCACCTTCACCAACATCCACATGCCGCTGGTGCGCACCCCCATGATCGTGCCGTCGCACCGGCTCAACCCGGTCCGGGCGATCAGCCCCGAACGCGCGGCCGCGATGGTGGTGCGCGGGCTGGTGGACAAGCCCGCGCGCATCGACACCCCGCTGGGCACGCTCGCCGAGGCCGGAAATTACTTCGTCCCCAGGACTTCTCGACGAATCCTGCACCAGCTCTATCTCGGCTATCCCGACTCGGCCGCGGCGCGCGGGCTGGCACCCGCCGCCCAAGCGCCGCCGCCGGCCGTGCGCCGCAAGCCCAACCGGCCCGTCCGCGCCGTCACCGGCGGCCTGCGCACGCCGCGGGGCGTCAAGCGGCTGGTGCGCCGGGTGCCCGGCGTGCACTGGTGA
- the cmaA1 gene encoding cyclopropane mycolic acid synthase CmaA1, with the protein MPTTSEPPEGTELTPHFDDVQAHYDLSDDFFRLFLDPTQTYSCAYFEREDMTLEEAQIAKIDLALGKLGLQPGMTLLDVGCGWGATMMRAVEKYDVNVVGLTLSRNQAEHVERLIAQSKSPRSARILLQGWEEFDEPVDRIVSIGAFEHFGHERYDAFFTMAHDLLPDDGVMLLHTITGLHPTEMVERGMPISFTFARFIKFIVTEIFPGGRLPSIPMVQERATANGFTVSRIQSLQPHYAKTLDIWAAALQAHKEQAIAVQSEEVYERYMKYLTGCADAFRVGYVDVNQFTLEK; encoded by the coding sequence ATGCCCACAACGTCGGAGCCCCCGGAGGGCACTGAATTAACGCCGCACTTCGACGACGTGCAGGCCCACTACGACTTGTCGGACGACTTCTTCCGGCTATTCCTCGACCCGACCCAGACGTACAGCTGCGCCTACTTCGAGCGCGAGGACATGACGCTGGAGGAAGCGCAGATCGCCAAGATCGACCTCGCCCTGGGCAAACTCGGGCTGCAACCGGGCATGACGTTGCTCGACGTCGGCTGCGGCTGGGGCGCCACCATGATGCGCGCCGTGGAGAAATACGACGTCAACGTTGTCGGCCTCACCCTGAGCCGCAACCAAGCCGAGCACGTCGAGCGGCTGATCGCGCAGTCGAAGAGCCCCCGTTCCGCCCGGATCCTGCTGCAGGGCTGGGAGGAGTTCGACGAGCCGGTCGACCGGATCGTCAGCATCGGCGCCTTCGAGCATTTCGGGCACGAGCGCTACGACGCGTTCTTCACCATGGCGCATGACCTGCTGCCCGACGACGGGGTCATGCTGCTGCACACCATCACCGGTCTGCACCCGACCGAGATGGTGGAGCGCGGCATGCCCATCTCGTTCACGTTCGCCCGATTCATCAAATTCATTGTCACCGAGATCTTTCCGGGTGGGCGGTTACCGTCGATACCGATGGTGCAGGAGCGCGCCACCGCGAACGGCTTCACCGTGAGCCGCATCCAGTCGCTGCAGCCGCACTACGCGAAGACCCTCGACATCTGGGCCGCCGCGCTGCAAGCCCACAAGGAGCAGGCCATCGCGGTGCAGTCCGAGGAAGTCTACGAGCGGTACATGAAATATCTGACCGGCTGCGCCGACGCCTTTCGGGTGGGCTATGTCGACGTCAACCAGTTCACGTTGGAGAAATGA
- a CDS encoding nucleoside hydrolase produces the protein MNAPVFVDVDTGVDDALALIYLFASPDAEVVGIASTGGNVGVEQVCENNLGLLRLCEVTGIPVSRGSDQTLTGPMCLPSKVHGPRGLGYAELPPGGDGLTDYDSADAWVRAAKAHPGELIGVATGPLTNLALALRAEPALPSLLRRLVIMGGSYDHRGNTTAVAEWNISVDPEAAAEVLAAWGQETVGRQRLPILCGLDLTRKVAMTPEHLARLAATAGSTTTPLSEHDERATRSTACNPLIRVIEDATRFYLEAYHDLGHGYQAHMHDPLAAAVALDPGLVKTRPATVDIELTGTLTRAMTVTDWSGRREPNALIGIDVDAAGFFDRFIERVGPFARRLADTP, from the coding sequence ATGAACGCTCCCGTTTTCGTCGACGTCGACACCGGCGTGGATGACGCGCTGGCGCTGATCTACCTGTTCGCCAGCCCGGACGCCGAGGTGGTCGGCATCGCCTCGACCGGTGGAAACGTCGGGGTGGAGCAGGTCTGCGAAAACAATCTCGGCCTGCTGCGACTGTGCGAGGTCACCGGCATACCGGTTTCGAGAGGCTCCGATCAAACCCTGACCGGACCGATGTGTTTGCCGTCAAAAGTCCACGGCCCCAGGGGATTAGGCTACGCCGAGCTGCCCCCGGGTGGGGACGGGCTCACCGACTACGACTCGGCGGACGCGTGGGTGCGGGCGGCGAAGGCCCACCCCGGGGAGCTCATCGGCGTGGCGACCGGCCCGTTGACCAATCTGGCGCTGGCGCTGCGCGCCGAACCCGCCCTGCCGTCGCTGCTGCGCCGGCTGGTGATCATGGGGGGCTCCTACGACCACCGGGGCAACACCACCGCGGTCGCGGAATGGAACATCAGCGTGGACCCGGAGGCCGCGGCCGAGGTGCTGGCCGCCTGGGGCCAGGAAACCGTTGGCCGCCAACGGCTTCCGATTCTGTGCGGGCTGGATTTGACCCGTAAGGTCGCCATGACACCGGAGCACCTGGCCCGGCTGGCGGCCACCGCCGGGTCGACGACCACGCCGCTGAGCGAACACGACGAACGCGCAACCCGGTCCACGGCGTGCAACCCCTTGATCAGGGTGATCGAGGACGCGACCCGGTTCTACCTGGAGGCCTACCACGACCTCGGCCACGGGTATCAAGCACACATGCACGATCCGTTGGCCGCCGCCGTCGCGCTGGATCCGGGGCTCGTCAAGACCCGGCCGGCGACGGTGGACATCGAGCTGACCGGGACCCTGACCCGCGCCATGACGGTGACCGACTGGTCGGGTCGCCGAGAACCCAACGCGCTCATCGGGATTGACGTGGACGCAGCGGGGTTCTTCGATCGGTTCATCGAGCGGGTGGGCCCCTTCGCGCGCCGGTTAGCCGATACCCCATGA
- the kasB gene encoding 3-oxoacyl-ACP synthase KasB produces the protein MAELVTGKTLPNVVVTGIAMTTALATDAESTWKLLLDRQSGIRKLEDSFVEEFDLPVRIGGHLLEDFDGGLTRAERHRMGYLQMMSTVLGRRVWENAGSPEVDSNRLMVSVGTGLGSAEQIVFSYDDLRARGMKGVSPLAVSKYMPNGAAAAVGLERHAKAGVITPVSACASGSEGVAQAWRNIVFGEADIAICGGVEVRIEAVAIAAFAQMRIVMSTKNDDPVGACRPFDRDRTGFVFGEAGALMVIETEEHAKARGANILARIMGASITSDGYHMVAPDPNGERAGHAMSRAIQLAGLSPSDIHHVNAHATGTSVGDVAEGRAINNALGPHGGNAAVYAPKAALGHSVGAVGAVESILTVLALRDQVVPPTLNLENLDPEIDLDVVAGKPRPGNYEYAINNSFGFGGHNVATVFGRY, from the coding sequence ATGGCGGAGCTGGTTACGGGGAAAACGCTGCCGAACGTGGTCGTCACGGGCATTGCCATGACGACCGCACTGGCGACTGACGCCGAGTCCACGTGGAAGCTGTTGCTGGACAGGCAAAGTGGCATCCGCAAACTCGAGGACTCGTTCGTCGAGGAGTTTGACCTGCCGGTGCGCATCGGCGGTCATCTACTCGAGGATTTCGACGGCGGACTCACCCGCGCCGAACGCCACCGGATGGGCTACCTGCAGATGATGTCGACCGTCCTGGGCCGGCGGGTCTGGGAGAACGCCGGCTCGCCCGAGGTCGACAGCAACCGGCTGATGGTGTCCGTCGGCACGGGCCTGGGCTCGGCGGAGCAAATCGTGTTCAGCTACGACGACCTGCGCGCCCGCGGGATGAAGGGTGTCTCCCCGCTGGCGGTGTCCAAGTACATGCCCAACGGGGCAGCCGCTGCGGTGGGCCTGGAGCGGCACGCCAAGGCCGGGGTCATCACCCCGGTGTCGGCGTGCGCATCGGGTTCGGAGGGCGTCGCCCAGGCGTGGCGCAACATCGTCTTCGGGGAGGCCGACATCGCGATCTGCGGTGGCGTGGAGGTCAGGATCGAGGCGGTCGCGATCGCGGCGTTCGCGCAGATGCGGATCGTGATGTCGACCAAGAACGACGACCCCGTCGGCGCGTGCCGCCCGTTCGACCGCGACCGGACCGGCTTCGTGTTCGGCGAGGCCGGCGCCCTGATGGTGATCGAGACCGAGGAGCACGCCAAGGCCCGCGGGGCCAACATCTTGGCCCGCATCATGGGCGCCAGCATCACCTCCGACGGCTACCACATGGTGGCCCCCGACCCCAACGGCGAACGCGCCGGGCACGCCATGAGCCGCGCCATCCAGCTCGCCGGGCTCTCCCCCAGCGACATCCACCACGTCAACGCCCACGCCACCGGCACCTCGGTCGGCGACGTCGCCGAGGGCAGGGCCATCAACAACGCCCTGGGCCCCCACGGCGGCAACGCCGCCGTCTACGCCCCCAAGGCCGCCCTGGGCCACTCCGTGGGCGCCGTGGGCGCCGTCGAATCGATCCTGACCGTGCTCGCGCTGCGCGACCAGGTCGTGCCGCCCACGCTGAACCTGGAAAACCTCGACCCCGAGATCGACCTGGACGTGGTGGCCGGCAAACCCCGCCCCGGCAACTACGAGTACGCGATCAACAACTCGTTCGGCTTCGGCGGACACAACGTGGCGACCGTCTTCGGACGCTACTGA
- a CDS encoding histidine phosphatase family protein, with product MSKRSLFRKASVAVAALTATVIVAGCGGSPQARSITVTFVRHAQSEANAAGTIDTDVPGPGLTPEGKGQAEQIAHQLGRKDYDSVYASTMTRTQQTAAPLAAELGKQVEILPGIQEINAGWYNGKPESMAKSTYLVAPVNWIKGDVSYSIPGSISGKEFNDQFTAAVNKVYNSGHRNPVVFSHANAIMVWTLMNTRNGKESLMNTHPLPNTGRVVITGNPMTGWTLVDWDGIRDFHS from the coding sequence ATGTCCAAGCGCAGCTTGTTCCGGAAGGCCTCGGTTGCGGTCGCCGCCCTCACCGCAACGGTAATCGTCGCCGGCTGCGGCGGCTCGCCGCAGGCGCGGTCGATCACGGTGACGTTCGTCCGGCACGCCCAGTCGGAGGCCAACGCCGCCGGCACCATCGACACCGACGTGCCGGGCCCGGGTCTGACCCCGGAGGGCAAGGGGCAGGCCGAACAGATCGCGCACCAACTCGGCCGCAAGGACTACGACAGCGTCTACGCCTCCACGATGACGCGGACGCAGCAAACCGCCGCGCCGCTGGCCGCCGAGCTCGGCAAGCAGGTCGAGATTTTGCCCGGCATCCAGGAGATCAACGCCGGCTGGTACAACGGCAAACCCGAGTCGATGGCGAAGTCGACCTACCTGGTGGCCCCGGTGAACTGGATCAAGGGCGATGTGTCCTACAGCATCCCCGGCTCGATCAGCGGCAAAGAGTTCAACGACCAGTTCACCGCGGCCGTCAACAAGGTCTACAACAGCGGCCACCGCAACCCGGTGGTGTTCTCGCACGCCAACGCGATCATGGTGTGGACGCTGATGAACACCCGCAACGGCAAGGAAAGCCTGATGAACACCCACCCGTTGCCCAACACCGGCCGCGTGGTGATCACCGGCAACCCGATGACCGGCTGGACGCTGGTCGACTGGGACGGGATCCGCGACTTCCACAGCTAG
- a CDS encoding MaoC family dehydratase, whose translation MAIDPSAVGAVTEPMTFEWTDRDTLLYALGVGAGIDDLAFTTENSHDIDQQVLPTYAVICCPAFGAAGLVGKFNWAMLLHGSQSIRLHAPLPPAGKLSVVSEVADIQDKGEGKNAILVLRGRGTDPQSGQLIAETLTTLVIRGEGGFGGMPGQRPVAPEFPDREPDARIALPTREDQALIYRLSGDRNPLHSDPWFARELAGFPKPILHGLCTYGVSGRALVAELGGGVAANITSIASRFTSPVFPGETLTTLIWRTGEGKAVFRTEASGAEGSGVRVVLDDGAVEYA comes from the coding sequence ATGGCGATTGACCCGAGTGCCGTCGGCGCGGTGACCGAACCCATGACCTTCGAATGGACCGACCGGGACACGCTGCTCTACGCGCTCGGTGTCGGCGCCGGCATCGACGACCTGGCGTTCACCACCGAGAACAGCCACGACATCGACCAGCAGGTGCTGCCCACCTACGCGGTGATCTGCTGCCCGGCCTTCGGCGCGGCGGGCCTGGTCGGAAAGTTCAACTGGGCCATGCTCTTACACGGATCGCAGAGCATCCGGCTGCACGCCCCGCTGCCGCCCGCGGGGAAGCTCTCGGTGGTCTCCGAGGTCGCCGACATCCAGGACAAGGGCGAGGGCAAGAACGCGATCCTCGTGCTGCGCGGCCGGGGCACCGACCCGCAATCGGGGCAGCTGATCGCCGAGACGCTCACCACCCTGGTCATCCGCGGCGAGGGCGGGTTCGGCGGGATGCCGGGTCAGCGGCCGGTCGCGCCGGAGTTCCCGGACCGCGAGCCCGACGCGCGGATCGCGCTGCCCACCCGCGAGGACCAGGCGCTGATCTACCGGCTCTCCGGCGACCGCAACCCGCTGCACAGCGACCCATGGTTCGCCCGCGAGCTCGCCGGGTTCCCCAAGCCGATCCTGCACGGGCTGTGCACCTACGGGGTGTCGGGTCGCGCGCTGGTGGCCGAGCTCGGTGGGGGTGTCGCGGCCAACATCACCTCGATCGCCTCGCGATTCACCTCGCCGGTGTTCCCCGGCGAGACGCTGACCACGCTGATCTGGCGTACCGGGGAGGGCAAGGCGGTGTTCCGCACCGAGGCGTCCGGCGCCGAGGGTTCCGGCGTTCGCGTGGTGCTCGACGACGGCGCGGTGGAATACGCCTGA
- a CDS encoding alpha-hydroxy-acid oxidizing protein, producing MAFADYQKELYDQSLHGNQPQYPIRFEDLEEKAAAAMAPKVLQYVAGGAGDEHTQRANCAAFKRWGLYPRMGIAPEERDMSVELFGMRFPSPIFMAPIGVIGVCDPEGHGDMLCARASVRTGVPFFVGTLTSDPMEDIAAELGDSPAFFQLYTPPDRKMAASLVHRAEAAGFKAIAVTLDTWVTGWRPRDLSGGNYPQVPSGCLANYTSDPVFRSRLSRGEDATEAAVRKLPIFGGPFRWDDLEWLRAETDLPLMVKGVCHPDDVRRAKDIGVDGIYCSNHGGRQANGGLPCLDCLPDVLEAADGLPVLFDSGVRSGADIIKALALGATAVGIGRPYAYGLALGGVEGVVHVLRSLLAEADLIMAVDGYPSLKDLTPEALRPIYS from the coding sequence ATGGCCTTCGCCGACTATCAAAAAGAGCTGTACGACCAGTCGCTGCACGGTAATCAGCCGCAGTACCCGATCAGGTTCGAGGACCTGGAGGAAAAGGCGGCGGCGGCGATGGCACCGAAGGTGCTGCAGTACGTCGCGGGCGGCGCCGGTGACGAGCACACCCAGCGCGCCAACTGCGCGGCCTTCAAACGGTGGGGGCTGTACCCGCGGATGGGGATCGCCCCCGAGGAGCGCGACATGTCCGTCGAGCTGTTCGGCATGAGGTTTCCGTCACCGATCTTCATGGCGCCCATCGGCGTCATCGGGGTGTGCGACCCGGAGGGCCACGGGGACATGCTCTGCGCCCGGGCCTCCGTCCGCACCGGCGTCCCGTTCTTCGTGGGCACGCTCACGTCCGACCCGATGGAGGATATCGCCGCCGAACTGGGCGATAGCCCGGCGTTCTTCCAGCTGTACACGCCGCCGGACCGCAAGATGGCCGCCAGCCTGGTGCACCGCGCCGAGGCGGCCGGCTTCAAGGCCATCGCGGTCACCCTGGACACCTGGGTCACCGGCTGGCGGCCCCGCGACCTCAGCGGGGGGAACTACCCCCAGGTGCCCAGCGGGTGCCTGGCCAACTACACCAGCGATCCCGTTTTTCGCTCCCGCTTGAGCCGGGGCGAAGACGCCACCGAGGCGGCGGTGCGCAAGCTGCCCATTTTCGGCGGCCCGTTCCGGTGGGACGACCTGGAGTGGCTGCGGGCGGAGACCGACCTGCCGCTGATGGTCAAGGGCGTCTGCCACCCCGACGACGTCCGCCGCGCCAAAGACATTGGCGTGGACGGCATTTACTGCTCCAACCACGGCGGCCGGCAGGCCAACGGCGGGTTGCCCTGCCTGGATTGCCTGCCCGACGTGCTCGAGGCGGCCGACGGGCTGCCCGTGCTGTTCGACTCGGGCGTGCGCAGCGGGGCCGACATCATCAAGGCCCTCGCGCTGGGGGCGACCGCCGTCGGGATCGGCCGCCCCTACGCCTACGGGCTGGCCCTCGGGGGCGTCGAGGGCGTCGTGCACGTGCTGCGCTCGCTGCTGGCCGAAGCGGACCTGATCATGGCCGTCGACGGATATCCCTCGCTCAAGGACCTGACGCCGGAGGCGCTGCGGCCCATCTACTCATAG
- the otsB gene encoding trehalose-phosphatase, producing MPVIIDPRRHDAVLFDLETDLGSTLAARLRDVGVGTAVVPADGAARAAADLKVRPGRAVVVAGAAAGVEAARAAGFASVIGVGPAGSAGALRDAGADAVVSDLGEVGVRTGDLRMSQLPDAMRALTDAADGLAGRRPAVFFDFDGTLSDIVDDPDAARPVAGATEALAKLAAGCPVAVLSGRDLADVTNRVGVPGIWYAGSHGFELTAPDGTHHQNDAAAAAIPVLEQAAARLRDQLGGIPGVVVEHKRFGVAVHYRNAGRDRVGEVLAAVRAAGRRDALRVTTGREVIELRPDLDWDKGKTLRWVIDHLHRAGSGSLTPVYLGDDITDEDAFDAVHDDGVPILVRHSDDGDRATAALFALDSPARAAAFTDRLADQLEA from the coding sequence ATGCCGGTCATCATCGACCCGCGCCGCCACGACGCGGTGCTGTTCGACCTGGAAACCGACCTCGGCTCAACGCTGGCCGCGCGGCTGCGTGACGTCGGGGTGGGCACCGCCGTCGTCCCCGCGGACGGCGCGGCGCGGGCGGCCGCGGACCTGAAGGTGCGCCCGGGCCGCGCCGTCGTGGTCGCCGGGGCGGCGGCCGGCGTCGAGGCCGCCCGCGCCGCGGGATTCGCGTCGGTGATCGGCGTCGGGCCGGCCGGGAGCGCCGGCGCGCTGCGTGACGCCGGGGCCGACGCCGTGGTCAGCGACCTCGGCGAGGTCGGCGTGCGCACCGGGGACCTTCGGATGTCGCAACTGCCGGATGCGATGCGGGCCCTCACCGACGCCGCCGATGGCCTGGCCGGCCGGCGGCCGGCCGTGTTCTTCGACTTCGACGGCACGCTCTCGGACATCGTCGACGACCCCGACGCCGCGCGGCCCGTCGCCGGGGCCACCGAGGCGCTGGCGAAGCTGGCCGCCGGCTGTCCGGTCGCGGTGCTGTCCGGCCGCGATCTCGCCGATGTGACGAATCGCGTTGGCGTGCCTGGCATTTGGTACGCGGGCAGTCACGGTTTCGAGCTGACCGCGCCCGACGGGACACACCATCAGAACGACGCCGCGGCCGCGGCCATCCCGGTGCTCGAGCAGGCGGCGGCCCGGCTGCGCGACCAGCTCGGCGGAATCCCCGGAGTGGTGGTGGAGCACAAGCGATTCGGCGTCGCCGTGCACTACCGCAACGCCGGACGCGACCGCGTGGGTGAGGTGCTGGCCGCGGTGCGCGCGGCGGGGCGCCGCGACGCGCTCCGGGTGACCACCGGCCGCGAGGTCATCGAGCTGCGTCCGGATCTGGACTGGGACAAGGGAAAAACGCTGCGCTGGGTGATCGATCACCTGCACCGGGCCGGGTCGGGATCACTCACGCCGGTCTACCTCGGCGACGACATCACCGACGAGGACGCGTTCGACGCGGTGCACGACGACGGGGTGCCGATCCTGGTGCGGCACAGCGACGATGGCGACCGCGCCACCGCGGCGCTGTTCGCGCTGGACAGCCCCGCGCGGGCCGCGGCATTCACCGACCGGCTGGCCGATCAGCTCGAAGCCTAG
- a CDS encoding DNA polymerase Y family protein — protein sequence MDWPAVAAAAAADLPASVPVAVTLANRVVACSSAARAVGVRRGLRRREAAARCPQLHVTTADADRDARFFEAVIAAVDDLVPRAEVLRPGLLVLPVRGAARYFGSEAVAAERLIDAVAAAGAECQVGIADQLSTAVFAARAGRVVEPGGDARFLSVLSIRQLATEPSLSGPGREELTDLLWRMGIRTIGQFAALSRSDVASRFGADGVTAHRLARGEPERPPSGREPPAELEAVLDCDPPIDRVDAAAFAGRSLAGTLHQALMAAGVGCTRLAIHAVTANGEERHRVWRCAEPLTEDATADRVRWQLDGWLSNRTARDPRPTAAVTLLRLQAVEVVSAEALQLPLWGGLGEEDRLRARRALVRVQGLLGPEAVRVPVLSGGRGPAERITLIPLGGEPVPRADPDLPWPGRLPAPSPAVLLDDPVELLDTQGNPIRVTNRGLFSADPARMISQGRDERLCWWAGPWPVDERWWDDRPVGGQGAGQGSGRTARAQILLESERALLLCYRQRRWYLEGSYE from the coding sequence ATGGATTGGCCCGCGGTCGCGGCGGCGGCGGCCGCGGATCTGCCCGCGTCCGTGCCGGTCGCGGTCACGCTGGCCAACCGGGTGGTCGCCTGTTCGTCGGCCGCCCGCGCGGTGGGGGTGCGCCGGGGGCTGCGACGCCGGGAGGCGGCGGCCCGGTGCCCGCAGCTGCACGTCACCACCGCCGACGCGGACCGCGACGCCCGCTTCTTCGAAGCGGTGATCGCGGCGGTGGACGACCTGGTGCCCCGCGCCGAGGTGCTGCGGCCCGGGCTCCTGGTGTTGCCGGTGCGCGGGGCGGCCCGCTATTTCGGGTCCGAGGCCGTCGCCGCCGAACGGCTGATCGATGCCGTGGCCGCCGCCGGCGCCGAGTGTCAGGTCGGGATCGCCGACCAGTTGTCCACCGCGGTCTTCGCGGCGCGGGCGGGCCGCGTCGTCGAGCCGGGAGGCGACGCGAGGTTTTTGTCGGTCCTGTCCATCCGCCAACTCGCCACCGAGCCGAGCCTGTCCGGTCCGGGCCGGGAAGAGCTGACGGACCTGTTGTGGCGGATGGGGATTCGCACCATCGGGCAGTTCGCCGCGCTGTCGCGCAGCGATGTGGCCTCCCGGTTCGGCGCCGACGGGGTGACCGCGCACCGGTTGGCCCGCGGCGAGCCCGAACGGCCGCCCTCCGGGCGGGAGCCGCCGGCCGAGCTCGAGGCCGTGCTGGACTGCGATCCGCCGATCGACCGGGTCGATGCCGCGGCGTTCGCCGGGCGCTCGCTGGCCGGAACGCTGCATCAGGCGCTGATGGCCGCCGGCGTGGGATGCACCCGGCTGGCCATCCACGCCGTCACCGCCAACGGCGAAGAACGCCATCGGGTGTGGCGGTGCGCCGAGCCGTTGACCGAGGACGCCACCGCCGACCGGGTGCGCTGGCAGCTCGACGGCTGGCTGAGCAATCGCACCGCGCGCGATCCCCGGCCCACCGCCGCGGTGACGCTGTTGCGGCTGCAGGCGGTGGAGGTGGTATCCGCCGAGGCGCTGCAGTTGCCGCTCTGGGGTGGGCTGGGGGAGGAGGACAGGCTGCGGGCCCGCCGGGCGCTGGTGCGGGTGCAGGGGTTGCTCGGTCCGGAGGCGGTGCGAGTGCCGGTGCTGTCCGGGGGTCGCGGGCCGGCCGAGCGCATCACGCTGATCCCGCTGGGCGGCGAGCCGGTGCCGCGGGCCGATCCCGATCTGCCGTGGCCCGGCCGGCTGCCCGCGCCGTCACCGGCGGTGTTGCTGGACGATCCGGTGGAATTGCTTGACACCCAAGGGAACCCGATACGGGTGACCAACCGCGGGCTGTTCTCCGCCGACCCCGCCCGCATGATCAGCCAGGGCCGAGACGAGCGGCTGTGCTGGTGGGCCGGCCCCTGGCCGGTCGACGAGCGGTGGTGGGACGACCGGCCCGTGGGCGGTCAGGGGGCCGGTCAAGGGTCCGGCCGCACCGCCCGCGCCCAGATCCTGCTGGAAAGCGAGCGTGCGTTGCTGTTGTGCTATCGCCAGCGGCGCTGGTACCTCGAGGGCAGCTATGAGTAG